The Helianthus annuus cultivar XRQ/B chromosome 16, HanXRQr2.0-SUNRISE, whole genome shotgun sequence genome includes a window with the following:
- the LOC110915083 gene encoding glycine-rich RNA-binding protein 2, mitochondrial: MAFLSRVGSMLRQSVSKHIHINHEMSVASPSMFQMIRCMSSDASSKVFVGGLAWATDDMSLREAFSAYGEVYEARVIVDRETGRSRGFGFVTFADTEAASAAIQAMDQRELHGRLVRVNYANERPQGGGGFRGGGGYGGGGGYGGGGGYGGGGGYGGGGYGGNDGGNSYRSASGGFGGESQSFGGGDSFGNDNADPGNTFGDADGQVGGSYRDHDEPDDFAKRA, encoded by the exons ATGGCTTTCTTAAGTAGAGTTGGTAGTATGCTAAGGCAGAGTGTGAGTAAGCACATCCACATCAACCATGAAATGTCAGTGGCAAGCCCATCTATGTTTCAAATGATAAGATGCATGTCAAGTGATGCGAGCTCAAAGGTCTTTGTGGGAG GATTGGCATGGGCTACAGATGATATGAGCTTGAGAGAAGCTTTTAGCGCGTATGGGGAAGTCTATGAAG CACGAGTAATTGTGGATCGGGAAACCGGCAGGTCCCGAGGTTTTGGCTTTGTTACTTTTGCAGACACTGAGGCTGCTTCTGCTGCAATCCAAGCGATGGATCAAAGG GAGTTGCATGGTAGATTGGTGAGAGTGAACTATGCAAATGAGAGACCACAAGGTGGTGGTGGTTTCCGGGGAGGTGGTGGCTATGGTGGAGGCGGTGGTTACGGTGGCGGTGGCGGTTATGGTGGCGGTggcggctatggtggtggtggttatggTGGAAACGATGGTGGAAACAGTTATCGTAGTGCTAGTGGTGGTTTTGGCGGAGAAAGCCAAAGCTTTGGTGGTGGTGACAGCTTTGGTAATGATAATGCTGATCCCGGAAACACTTTCGGTGATGCTGATGGTCAAGTAGGTGGAAGCTACAGGGACCATGATGAGCCTGATGACTTTGCAAAACGGGCTTGA